CATATATGCATATCAGCTTCATCAATTCTAAAGAGTTATTATTATGAAGGTTTAGCAGTCTCGcatatatatagaataaaatgaagaaaaagcaAAATCTTTGATACtacatgaaaaataaacatataacatTACAGTACCTTAAAAGTTGGTAATGGAGATGGAGTCTCAATTCTTTGCCTCTTGAATGCAGGCTCAGAAGAACTTTTCTTAGCAGATGAGGTTGCGTCTGGCGATTCTTCTCTCTTGAGCTGCAGTTTAACCGATATTATCACTTttaacacacaaaaaataaaaaacctagaGCTGGCTATCCAGCGGTGgatatatttataaacttggaaagcattaattaattagttaccTTGTTTAATAGAGTATTGGGGCTGTTGGATTTCTCTTCAAATTTTGGCGTTTGATATTGTGCCTGTGAGGAAGCAAAAACACCTGCTCTTATGTCATGAAGTGCTTCGGCTGAACCATTCCAGAAAGAAGTGTTGTTGGAAAAGTGCAATCCACTAAGCTGCTGTTTTGGCGTTGAGGGCTTGAGAAGTGAAGAGATTTTGGACCAAGTTGGTGACAGTTCATTGGAACATGTCCCATAGTTTGCGGTAGATGAAGAATAGGACATGGGGGGGTTGGTGAAAAGTGAGTTCTGTGGTTGTGGTTGAGGCTCAGGGTCGTATAAGCCTTGTATCAAGGTTGAAGGGTAACCATAGGAGGCTGAAACAACTGGAAAACCACCAGATAATGATCCGGTGCTTGTGACAACGGAATTCAGACTTTGCTGATCCAAGGAAAATTCTTGGTTCATTGACTTGAAAGCATCAACGGTGGAACCTTGGCCACCAGCAGATGAGAAATTCTTTGGATTCCAATCCTTCTGGATTTGTGAATCATGGGAAGAACCGCCATCCATGCCTGTTTCTCCTTGAAGCACAGAATGAAAATCGCTCCCTCTGCAgagaaagaaattcaaaaagatAAGGATATGCTTGATAAGATGAAGTTCCTTTTTCGAAAGAAACAAGTAGAAAAAGCTAAAGAAAAACAACTTTTGCTTCCTTGGTGGAAGTTTTGGACCGTACTAATAGCaacatatatttgttttggTAGATACCCTACTCTGAAAACTTACAATAAAGATTGATTCCAATTCGATGAAGTTGAAGATGACATGCCAAAACCTATCATTTGTAAGGTGGAATCGGTGAGGATGCTACCAGTTTCACCAGCCGAGTCCCTCTGCTGGGGCTTCTCAACATCAAGAAAACTCAGAGAATTATCAGAAGAAATGAAGTTATTAATGTCCTCAGCGCAAGACCTCGTTCCTTTCAAATCCACGAAATCAGTGCTTTGCCAAGTGCTGTAGTTTCCTGCATCAGCTGCTGCCACGGAACATGTTGATGACATGAGAGGGAACACACTTCTTGTTGAATTAATATTCCACCAACTTTCACCACAAATAGCAGCTTGAAACTCCTCAGCCATGGCAAGACTTGACGCTATACGTGTTTATATGCTGAATCTGTGTCCTTAACAATTTGCAGATTTGCTTGTATATATATCTTTGAGATCTTCTACCACagtcacacacacacactcagaAGCTTATTGGGATATATGAAAGGTCAGGGAGCTTGCGACATTTTATATATGGAACGGTTGAAAGGGTACGGCTAAGGAGATTACCGGAACGCGGTTGACATTACAAGGGATGATTtgacaaatgaaaaaaagagaaatagaGAATTTTGAATCCAATTCTAATtctctttttcaaatataaataattggtGTTTGTTTATTTGTCCTGGATTTGTTTTCTCTGTCTtactttttcttaataaaaaaatgtgtaatagtAGTATCTTACGAAGAATGATAATTAATACATGACTTGTGGACAATTGTGTTCCTTATGTGTAAAGTTTCGTGAGTATGATGGTATTGACTATGATCGTGACAGTGGTTGGATCTGTATGCTTTGGATGAATAAGATCGTATGGTTGAAATTCCCTGATTTCTAAACTGTGGttgaaaatatcattttatattttatgttttaatggAACTGAGtttgaaacttttaatttaactaGGATATCAAATCTAAGTGTTGTCAATAAAAAGTACAGTTAGAAGGAAAACTGTCATAGAAAACCAGATTGAGTAAAACCAAAATACTATAAAGTTTACCACAaattaataaccaataatttttcaaataatacagTACttaagtagatatatattagtCATACAAAGTATTTATCGATTTCCTACTTTTGGTTGAGTCCTCCGGTTTTGTCTCAGAAGTTGTGGATGTGATACATgattataataattcaaaagGTTGTGCTCCGTGATAAACTTGAGGACCATTTATTGGTCCAAATGTTTATCATTGAAGACATTGTAGTACCACAATAGCAaggtgaataaaaaaaaaaacccagtAGGTGAGAAAAATCactaatatttgaattttgaaatgaacATTGGGTGGGCATGACGCTGTAAGAAGGCGCGTGTGCGTCACGTGGGTTGGTGAAACTAAAACACAAGTATGCAACTAATGCTTGACCTAACATAACTGTAGCAGGAGAAGATTGTATGTCAACAATGGCAGTGTTCCCTTAGATATTAGCTGAGATACAAAATATTCCACGCAGAATGAAAGCATATCTGGCTTAAGGTAGTTAATACATATTAGTTTAGATAGTTTCAACTGCTGCAGAATACTTGTGTTTGATGTCAAATacttgttaaatgaagaaaatggATAACCCCTACGTAATTAAACCAATGTCAACCCTACTCTTTGGCGTTCAGCTTTTGTTCTATGTCTTTCAGATTAGATTGTCATACATAATCTCATCATCTTGACTAACACCTTAGCGTATATTTTATTTACGCAATTATTTCGATTAGGTAAATTAACAAATCGTACAATATCTCTTCTTTTAATGTAACATCATTATCATGAGACCCAAAAAgctttatttaatgtttaagaCGTAGATATATTTTTCACTCTTATGAAGTTAACAATTTTCTATTTCACTCTTTAAACACATCTTCGGTTTTCATTTCTCAAAATattgaagtatttttttttattctatattgttatcacattaattaattacttatatatttagtaaaatatttgaTGATCATTTTAGGTGACATCAATTACTTTGTACAATATAACATTAGCATGTAATGACTCCAAAACATGAAATATGATGGGTATTTATGTCCTCTgcattgtattaaattttattggagATAAATGATTTGGATTAGAAAGCTAATCATGTGAAAAATATGACAAATCATTCTTATGATAAATTATtctgaaacaaaaacaaaccaaTCTTAAAGGGAGAATACAAAATCACAGGAAGGAAGTATGTCCTTATATAACAATTGAATCTTATCAAGAATTAGACTGAAATATGAGTGGTGGCATGAAGATATCAACGAATTTTATTGGACTAACAATATAGTATTAGATATAGGGTGATGCTTATAGCTAAGTACGTACACAACGAACCCATCACATCTTattcactttaaattaattgttgTATT
This portion of the Vigna unguiculata cultivar IT97K-499-35 chromosome 6, ASM411807v1, whole genome shotgun sequence genome encodes:
- the LOC114189217 gene encoding transcription factor bHLH112-like isoform X2: MAEEFQAAICGESWWNINSTRSVFPLMSSTCSVAAADAGNYSTWQSTDFVDLKGTRSCAEDINNFISSDNSLSFLDVEKPQQRDSAGETGSILTDSTLQMIGFGMSSSTSSNWNQSLLGSDFHSVLQGETGMDGGSSHDSQIQKDWNPKNFSSAGGQGSTVDAFKSMNQEFSLDQQSLNSVVTSTGSLSGGFPVVSASYGYPSTLIQGLYDPEPQPQPQNSLFTNPPMSYSSSTANYGTCSNELSPTWSKISSLLKPSTPKQQLSGLHFSNNTSFWNGSAEALHDIRAGVFASSQAQYQTPKFEEKSNSPNTLLNKLKREESPDATSSAKKSSSEPAFKRQRIETPSPLPTFKVRKEKLGDRITALQQLVSPFGKTDTASVLHEAIEYIKFLHDQVLSTPYIKNGAPIQHQQDCDNLKESEGRKQDLRSRGLCLVPISSTFPVANESSVDFWTPTFGGAVIGR
- the LOC114189217 gene encoding transcription factor bHLH112-like isoform X1, whose translation is MAEEFQAAICGESWWNINSTRSVFPLMSSTCSVAAADAGNYSTWQSTDFVDLKGTRSCAEDINNFISSDNSLSFLDVEKPQQRDSAGETGSILTDSTLQMIGFGMSSSTSSNWNQSLLGSDFHSVLQGETGMDGGSSHDSQIQKDWNPKNFSSAGGQGSTVDAFKSMNQEFSLDQQSLNSVVTSTGSLSGGFPVVSASYGYPSTLIQGLYDPEPQPQPQNSLFTNPPMSYSSSTANYGTCSNELSPTWSKISSLLKPSTPKQQLSGLHFSNNTSFWNGSAEALHDIRAGVFASSQAQYQTPKFEEKSNSPNTLLNKLKREESPDATSSAKKSSSEPAFKRQRIETPSPLPTFKVRKEKLGDRITALQQLVSPFGKTDTASVLHEAIEYIKFLHDQVSVLSTPYIKNGAPIQHQQDCDNLKESEGRKQDLRSRGLCLVPISSTFPVANESSVDFWTPTFGGAVIGR